One Salmo salar chromosome ssa01, Ssal_v3.1, whole genome shotgun sequence DNA window includes the following coding sequences:
- the LOC123744188 gene encoding neurofilament heavy polypeptide: MVVVAKEVEVEKVVSLQVSNEVSALTEGTSIKKSEAQAHSSPLRHKIIPQKDGEPSKLAPSEGEPSKFTSLKNSEEPTLLKKPEAPTSMDNKILSSISSASDKPGRMPLRSESSKTEVASQSITPSVENRKSALRVQRSPTSSTSAPITAEKRSGVASPMRLKSPVRLSSPIKVKPERTIKSPLRDSPLLVSSPLPSSLVTPFLLPKLEAPVQSRHKFLELLDIEENQQKISTLNTRFDKMHRGWVQIDKEGQPTPRHKNKADRQAAIWKSKRRVRKPKSSDHQRYSLVQMLFKNDLDLASICRWYMESTETQSMVIVKKVNTRLPSETQLLFPGMSQGLSKGVFPSLQAERLKKHLKKFAIASPVKSNPKSQKLIAKALEQEVSTSTPKGKEKRELTTATRISTKAYLSSAEAQATDGQKASAKAKNPASARILRKYSNIREKMQGQQSSKKPKGAPRKELKASKVKPSKAPKTKLAKPTKLKPAAAQRQKLSVSGDKGVKEPSVVKTERAQSSPSRKTPAKAAVQERSVKTSSSSRTLRDLSRKGSASPQRSTQRAMTPKAQKNTLAPSITLKTESNKQQVGAEKAEVEKRHSESRVSETKGAESKGAESKGAEIEVESQQNMDVKTPGSPDQVLTRSQRKMEATPSPSISQSANSKPATKRSNEPAQSETPKAATKRSQESTQNPAKRTRKK; encoded by the coding sequence ATGGTGGTAGTAGCAAAGGAAGTTGAAGTTGAAAAGGTTGTGAGTCTGCAAGTTAGCAATGAGGTTTCTGCTCTCACAGAGGGTACAAGCATTAAAAAGAGTGAGGCGCAAGCACATAGTAGTCCACTAAGACACAAAATAATTCCCCAAAAGGATGGAGAACCAAGCAAATTGGCTCCATCTGAGGGAGAACCAAGCAAATTTACTTCCCTGAAGAATTCAGAGGAACCAACTTTGCTGAAGAAGCCAGAGGCACCAACTTCAATGGATAACAAAATTCTATCTTCCATCAGCAGTGCTTCAGACAAACCTGGGCGAATGCCATTGAGGAGTGAGAGTAGTAAAACTGAAGTGGCCAGCCAGTCCATTACCCCGTCGGTGGAGAACAGAAAGTCCGCTTTGAGAGTCCAGAGGTCACCCACGTCCTCAACCAGTGCTCCAATCACAGCTGAGAAAAGGAGTGGAGTGGCATCTCCCATGAGGCTGAAATCCCCAGTGAGACTCTCATCACCCATCAAGGTCAAACCTGAGAGGACAATCAAGTCTCCACTAAGGGATTCTCCTTTGCTGGTCAGTTCTCCTCTGCCCTCCAGCTTAGTCACTCCTTTCCTCTTGCCCAAACTGGAGGCCCCAGTACAGTCTCGACACAAGTTCCTGGAATTACTAGACATAGAGGAAAACCAACAGAAAATATCTACTCTCAACACCAGGTTCGATAAGATGCATAGAGGCTGGGTCCAGATAGACAAAGAGGGACAACCAACGCCCAGACACAAGaacaaggcagacagacaggcagcgatATGGAAGAGCAAGCGCCGGGTTCGCAAGCCCAAGTCTTCGGATCACCAGAGGTACTCCCTTGTCCAGATGCTTTTCAAGAATGATTTGGACCTAGCCAGTATCTGCCGCTGGTACATGGAGTCAACAGAAACCCAATCAATGGTCATCGTAAAGAAGGTGAACACACGTCTTCCCTCTGAGACCCAGCTGCTCTTCCCCGGTATGTCCCAAGGGCTGTCCAAAGGGGTCTTCCCTAGCCTGCAGGCCGAGCGCTTGAAGAAACACTTGAAGAAGTTTGCCATCGCTTCCCCTGTGAAGAGCAACCCTAAGAGCCAGAAGCTGATTGCTAAAGCCCTGGAGCAGGAGGTCAGTACAAGTACGCCCaaagggaaggagaagagagagctgaCCACGGCCACCCGGATCTCCACCAAAGCCTATCTCTCCTCTGCAGAGGCACAGGCAACCGACGGCCAGAAGGCCTCAGCGAAGGCCAAGAACCCAGCCAGTGCTCGGATCCTGCGGAAGTACTCCAATATACGTGAGAAGATGCAAGGTCAACAAAGCTCCAAGAAGCCAAAAGGGGCCCCAAGAAAAGAGCTCAAAGCTTCCAAAGTCAAACCCTCTAAAGCCCCAAAGACGAAATTGGCAAAACCAACTAAATTGAAACCGGCCGCTGCCCAGAGGCAGAAATTATCTGTTTCTGGAGATAAAGGTGTGAAGGAGCCAAGTGTAGTCAAAACAGAGCGAGCGCAGTCATCTCCTAGTAGAAAGACTCCAGCAAAAGCTGCTGTCCAGGAGAGATCAGTCAAgactagcagcagcagtagaaccTTAAGAGATCTCAGTAGGAAAGGGAGTGCATCACCACAGAGGTCTACCCAAAGAGCGATGACACCAAAAGCACAGAAAAACACCCTTGCTCCTTCCATCACCCTTAAAACTGAATCAAACAAACAGCAGGTTGGAGCAGAGAAGGCAGAGGTGGAAAAGAGACACTCTGAAAGTAGAGTATCTGAGACTAAAGGCGCTGAAAGTAAAGGTGCTGAGAGCAAAGGTGCTGAAATTGAGGTTGAGTCTCAACAGAACATGGATGTCAAAACGCCAGGCTCTCCTGACCAGGTACTCACAAGGTCACAAAGGAAGATGGAGGCCACTCCATCCCCCTCAATCTCTCAGAGTGCAAACTCTAAGCCTGCCACAAAGAGATCAAATGAACCAGCTCAGAGTGAGACTCCAAAGGCTGCCACAAAGAGAAGCCAGGAGAGCACACAGAATCCAGCCAAGCGGACCAGGAAGAAATAG